One stretch of Micromonospora cremea DNA includes these proteins:
- a CDS encoding DEAD/DEAH box helicase: protein MSSAPAQHDAPTDTAPDGTDEANAFTELGLRAELLGALTALGYEEPTPIQREAIPPLLEGRDLLGQAATGTGKTAAFALPLLHRMPAHRDGGDPVALVLVPTRELAVQVSEAFHRYGKDLGARVLPIYGGQPIGRQLRALDSGVDVVVATPGRALDHIARGTLRLGGLATVVLDEADEMLDMGFAEDIEAILEHAPAQRQTVLFSATMPSRIDGMARQHLREPVRIEIGREQQVAGEAPRVRQSAYIVTRAHKPAALGRVLDVESPTAAIVFCRSREEVDRLTETMNGRGYRSEALHGGMSQEQRDRVMGRLRAGTADLLVATDVAARGLDVEQLTHVVNYDVPSAPESYVHRIGRVGRAGREGVAITLAEPREHRMLKTIERVTGQRITIDKIPTVADMRTRRLELTQAALRESLLEDDLDPYRVIVETLTDEFDLMEVALAAVKLAHEVTSPGSDDEEEIPQAPVRGPREGRPETGGRGGDRRGGGRPRSGGNGVQVFIGLGRRAGVRPQDLVGAITGETGISGRDIGSIEIADRFSLVEVPPGMADEVIAGLRGSTIKGRKATVRRDRGGDR from the coding sequence ATGAGTTCCGCACCTGCACAGCACGACGCACCGACCGACACCGCCCCCGACGGCACCGACGAGGCGAACGCCTTCACGGAGCTGGGGCTGCGCGCCGAACTGCTGGGCGCGCTGACCGCCCTCGGTTACGAGGAACCGACCCCCATCCAGCGGGAGGCGATCCCACCGCTGCTGGAGGGCCGGGACCTGCTGGGCCAGGCGGCCACCGGCACCGGCAAGACGGCGGCGTTCGCACTGCCGCTGCTGCACCGGATGCCGGCGCACCGCGACGGCGGGGACCCGGTGGCGTTGGTGCTGGTGCCGACCCGGGAGCTGGCGGTGCAGGTGTCCGAGGCGTTCCACCGCTACGGCAAGGACCTGGGCGCCCGGGTGCTGCCGATCTACGGTGGGCAGCCGATCGGGCGGCAGTTGCGGGCACTCGACAGCGGGGTGGACGTGGTGGTGGCCACCCCGGGGCGGGCGCTGGACCACATCGCCCGGGGCACGCTGCGGCTGGGCGGGCTGGCCACGGTGGTGCTCGACGAGGCCGACGAGATGCTCGACATGGGCTTCGCCGAGGACATCGAGGCGATCCTGGAGCACGCCCCGGCGCAGCGCCAGACCGTGCTCTTCTCGGCCACGATGCCGTCCCGGATCGACGGGATGGCTCGCCAGCACCTGCGGGAGCCGGTGCGGATCGAGATCGGCCGGGAGCAGCAGGTGGCCGGCGAGGCGCCCCGGGTGCGGCAGAGCGCGTACATCGTGACCCGGGCGCACAAGCCCGCCGCGCTGGGTCGGGTGCTGGACGTGGAGTCGCCCACCGCGGCGATCGTGTTCTGCCGGAGCCGGGAGGAGGTGGACCGGCTGACCGAGACGATGAACGGCCGGGGCTACCGCTCCGAGGCGCTGCACGGCGGGATGAGCCAGGAGCAGCGGGACCGGGTGATGGGGCGGCTGCGGGCCGGCACCGCCGACCTGCTGGTCGCCACCGACGTGGCGGCCCGCGGGCTGGACGTCGAGCAGCTCACCCACGTGGTCAACTACGACGTGCCGTCGGCGCCGGAGTCGTACGTGCACCGGATCGGCCGGGTGGGCCGGGCCGGGCGGGAGGGCGTGGCGATCACCCTGGCCGAGCCGCGCGAGCACCGGATGCTGAAGACCATCGAGCGGGTGACCGGCCAGCGGATCACCATCGACAAGATCCCGACGGTGGCGGACATGCGCACCCGCCGGCTGGAGCTGACCCAGGCGGCACTGCGGGAGAGCCTGCTCGAGGACGACCTGGACCCGTACCGGGTGATCGTGGAGACGCTGACGGACGAGTTCGACCTGATGGAGGTGGCCCTCGCCGCGGTGAAGCTGGCACACGAGGTGACCTCGCCGGGTTCGGACGACGAGGAGGAGATCCCGCAGGCGCCGGTGCGCGGCCCGCGCGAGGGCCGGCCGGAGACCGGCGGTCGGGGCGGTGACCGCCGCGGTGGCGGCCGGCCGCGCTCGGGTGGCAACGGCGTCCAGGTCTTCATCGGCCTGGGCCGGCGCGCGGGGGTGCGCCCGCAGGATCTGGTCGGCGCGATCACCGGGGAGACCGGGATCAGCGGCCGGGACATCGGCTCGATCGAGATCGCCGACCGGTTCTCGCTGGTGGAGGTGCCGCCGGGGATGGCCGACGAGGTGATCGCCGGGTTGCGCGGCAGCACCATCAAGGGCCGCAAGGCCACCGTGCGCCGGGACCGCGGCGGCGACCGCTGA
- the lon gene encoding endopeptidase La has translation MATLPVLPLTDSVLLPGMVIPVTLDPTTQAAVDAARATGDRKLLAVPRIDGEYGPVGTVATIEKVGRLPDGEPAAVVRGLSRARIGSGVPGPGAALWVEATELTEPAPAGRARELAREYRALMTSVLQQRGAWQVIDAIERMTDLSELADSAGYVSWLSLEQKTELLAAPDVTARLELLVGWVKEHLAEQEVTEQINTDVREGLEKSQREFLLRQQLAAIRKELGEDEPDGSADYRSRVEGADLPEKVREAALREVGKLERASDASPEAGWIRTWLDTVLEMPWGTRTQDNTDLAAARAVLDADHAGLADVKDRILEYLAVRNRRAERNLGVVGGRGSGAVLALAGPPGVGKTSLGESVARALGRNFVRVSLGGVRDEAEIRGHRRTYVGALPGRIVRALREAGSMNPVVLLDEVDKLAAGYAGDPAAALLEVLDPAQNHTFRDHYLEVDLDLSDVLFLATANVVETIPGPLLDRMELVTLDGYTEDEKVAIARDHLLPRQRERAGLTAEEVSVADEALALIAGEYTREAGVRQLERALAKILRKVAVALATDPAPVRVDTGNLASYLGRPKFTPESAERTAVPGVATGLAVTGAGGDVLFIEATSMEGEPGLTLTGQLGDVMKESAHIALSYLRSNGRRLGIDPNALAGRRIHLHVPAGAVPKDGPSAGITMVTALASLVTGRPVRPEFGMTGEVTLSGRVLPIGGVKQKLLAAHRAGLTEVIIPARNEPDLDDLPAEVREALTVHTLADVADVLALALRPAEVDALDGPALAAA, from the coding sequence ATGGCAACTCTTCCGGTACTTCCCCTGACCGACAGCGTGCTGCTGCCTGGCATGGTCATCCCGGTGACCCTCGACCCGACCACCCAGGCCGCGGTCGACGCGGCCCGCGCGACCGGTGACCGCAAGCTGCTCGCCGTGCCCCGCATCGACGGCGAGTACGGCCCGGTGGGCACCGTCGCCACCATCGAGAAGGTCGGCCGACTGCCCGACGGCGAGCCGGCCGCGGTCGTCCGTGGCCTCTCCCGGGCCCGGATCGGCTCCGGCGTGCCCGGCCCCGGTGCCGCGCTCTGGGTCGAGGCGACCGAACTGACCGAACCCGCGCCCGCCGGTCGGGCGCGTGAGCTCGCCCGCGAGTACCGCGCCCTGATGACCTCGGTCCTCCAGCAGCGTGGCGCCTGGCAGGTCATCGACGCGATCGAGCGGATGACCGACCTGTCCGAGCTGGCCGACTCGGCCGGCTACGTCTCCTGGCTGAGCCTGGAGCAGAAGACCGAGCTGCTCGCCGCGCCAGACGTCACCGCCCGGCTGGAGCTGCTGGTCGGCTGGGTGAAGGAACACCTGGCCGAGCAGGAGGTCACCGAGCAGATCAACACCGACGTCCGGGAGGGGCTGGAGAAGTCCCAGCGGGAGTTCCTGCTCCGCCAGCAGCTCGCCGCGATCCGCAAGGAGCTGGGTGAGGACGAGCCGGACGGCTCGGCCGACTACCGGTCCCGGGTCGAGGGCGCCGACCTGCCGGAGAAGGTCCGCGAGGCGGCCCTGCGCGAGGTCGGCAAGCTGGAGCGGGCCAGTGACGCCTCCCCGGAGGCCGGCTGGATCCGCACCTGGCTGGACACCGTGCTCGAGATGCCGTGGGGGACGCGTACCCAGGACAACACCGACCTGGCCGCGGCGCGGGCGGTGCTCGACGCCGACCACGCCGGCCTGGCCGACGTCAAGGACCGCATCCTGGAGTACCTCGCGGTGCGCAACCGCCGCGCCGAGCGCAACCTCGGCGTGGTCGGCGGTCGCGGGTCCGGCGCGGTGCTGGCCCTCGCCGGTCCGCCCGGGGTCGGCAAGACCAGCCTCGGCGAGTCGGTCGCCCGGGCGCTCGGGCGCAACTTCGTGCGGGTGTCGCTCGGCGGCGTCCGCGACGAGGCCGAGATCCGCGGTCACCGGCGCACCTACGTCGGGGCGCTGCCCGGCCGGATCGTCCGCGCGCTGCGCGAGGCCGGTTCGATGAACCCGGTCGTGCTCCTCGACGAGGTGGACAAGCTGGCCGCCGGCTACGCCGGCGACCCGGCCGCCGCCCTGCTGGAGGTGCTCGACCCGGCGCAGAACCACACCTTCCGGGACCACTACCTGGAGGTCGACCTGGACCTGTCCGACGTGCTCTTCCTGGCCACCGCCAACGTGGTGGAGACCATCCCCGGCCCGCTGCTGGACCGGATGGAGCTGGTCACCCTGGACGGGTACACCGAGGACGAGAAGGTCGCCATCGCCCGGGACCACCTGCTGCCCCGGCAGCGGGAGCGGGCCGGGCTGACCGCCGAGGAGGTCAGCGTCGCCGACGAGGCGCTGGCGCTGATCGCGGGGGAGTACACCCGGGAGGCCGGCGTCCGGCAGCTCGAGCGTGCCCTGGCCAAGATCCTGCGCAAGGTGGCGGTGGCGCTGGCGACCGACCCGGCGCCGGTACGCGTCGACACCGGCAACCTCGCCAGCTACCTGGGCCGGCCGAAGTTCACCCCGGAGTCGGCCGAACGCACGGCGGTGCCGGGCGTGGCCACCGGCCTCGCCGTCACGGGCGCCGGCGGGGACGTGCTCTTCATCGAGGCGACCAGCATGGAGGGCGAGCCGGGCCTGACCCTGACCGGTCAGCTCGGTGACGTGATGAAGGAGTCGGCGCACATCGCGCTCTCCTACCTGCGCTCGAACGGGCGCCGGCTCGGCATCGACCCGAACGCCCTGGCGGGGCGGCGGATCCACCTGCACGTTCCGGCGGGTGCGGTGCCCAAGGACGGCCCCAGCGCCGGCATCACCATGGTGACCGCGTTGGCGTCGCTGGTCACCGGCCGCCCGGTCCGCCCGGAGTTCGGGATGACCGGTGAGGTGACGCTCTCCGGTCGGGTGCTGCCGATCGGCGGGGTGAAGCAGAAGCTGCTCGCCGCACACCGGGCCGGCCTCACCGAGGTGATCATCCCGGCGCGCAACGAGCCGGACCTGGACGACCTGCCGGCCGAGGTGCGCGAGGCGCTGACCGTGCACACCCTGGCCGACGTGGCCGACGTGCTCGCCCTGGCGCTGCGTCCGGCCGAGGTCGACGCGCTCGACGGCCCGGCGCTCGCCGCGGCCTGA
- a CDS encoding manganese catalase family protein yields MFGHVKDLQFEAKPDGPDAAFARRLQEILGGKWGEMTVANQYLYQGWNCRLPGKYKDLLLDVGTEEMGHVEMIATMITRLLENAPLSLQEAADDNPMVAAIYGGSNPAHFIHGGGGALPTDSNGVPWNAAFITASGNLMADFQLNVTAEAQGRLQVARLFNMTDDPGVKQMLRFLLARDTMHQNMWMAAIEQLKQDGLEEMPVPDAFTDSTEFTQAPEPVLAPGDPRLYGTTPDLADDLLDDDAT; encoded by the coding sequence ATGTTCGGTCATGTCAAGGACCTGCAGTTCGAGGCGAAGCCGGACGGCCCGGACGCGGCGTTCGCCCGCCGGTTGCAGGAGATCCTGGGCGGCAAGTGGGGCGAGATGACCGTCGCCAACCAGTACCTCTACCAGGGCTGGAACTGCCGGCTGCCCGGCAAGTACAAGGACCTGCTGCTCGACGTCGGCACCGAGGAGATGGGCCACGTCGAGATGATCGCCACCATGATCACCCGCCTGCTGGAGAACGCCCCCCTGTCCCTGCAGGAAGCCGCCGACGACAACCCCATGGTCGCCGCGATCTACGGCGGGTCCAACCCCGCGCACTTCATCCACGGCGGCGGCGGCGCCCTGCCCACCGACAGCAACGGCGTGCCCTGGAACGCCGCGTTCATCACCGCCAGCGGCAACCTGATGGCCGACTTCCAACTCAACGTCACCGCCGAGGCACAAGGCCGCCTGCAGGTCGCCCGCCTGTTCAACATGACCGACGACCCCGGCGTCAAGCAGATGCTGCGCTTCCTGCTGGCCCGCGACACCATGCACCAGAACATGTGGATGGCCGCCATCGAACAACTCAAGCAGGACGGCCTGGAAGAAATGCCGGTCCCCGACGCCTTCACCGACTCCACCGAGTTCACCCAGGCCCCCGAACCGGTGCTCGCACCCGGCGACCCCCGCCTGTACGGCACCACCCCGGACCTGGCCGACGACCTGCTCGACGACGACGCCACCTGA
- a CDS encoding sensor histidine kinase: MRARHGLQGLLRGLRRTDVGPGERGSSQVDSELLLRVLCHEFRTPVTTLTSLTRALADERRELTGADRRAITELARDQAVHLQGLLRGAAAGTGALALSAQPEPAVPLAGILRQAAALVPADRRRARATRRACACPVPAGRTRQVLVNLVENALRHGPAEGQVGLYAALRRPGLSILVTDEGRVDDALLAAMRRPAPVAGVSGLGLWIVRQLVAADGGVLRVHRLRPRGVALEVLLPVVRPVR; this comes from the coding sequence ATGCGCGCACGCCACGGTTTGCAGGGCCTGTTGCGAGGGTTGCGCCGGACCGATGTCGGGCCTGGTGAGCGGGGGTCCTCGCAGGTTGACTCCGAGCTGTTGCTGCGCGTGCTGTGCCACGAGTTCCGTACTCCGGTCACCACCCTGACCTCGCTGACCCGGGCACTGGCCGACGAGCGGCGGGAGCTGACCGGCGCGGACCGGCGGGCGATCACCGAGCTGGCCCGCGACCAGGCCGTACACCTGCAGGGTCTGCTGCGCGGCGCGGCCGCCGGCACCGGCGCGCTGGCTCTGAGCGCGCAGCCGGAGCCGGCAGTGCCGCTGGCCGGGATCCTGCGCCAGGCCGCCGCGCTGGTGCCGGCGGACCGGCGGCGGGCTCGGGCCACCCGGCGGGCCTGCGCCTGCCCGGTGCCCGCCGGGCGGACCCGGCAGGTGCTGGTGAATCTCGTGGAGAACGCGCTGCGGCACGGGCCGGCGGAGGGTCAGGTCGGGCTCTACGCCGCGCTGCGCCGCCCCGGACTGAGCATCCTGGTCACCGACGAGGGGCGGGTGGACGACGCGCTGCTGGCCGCGATGCGCCGCCCGGCGCCGGTGGCCGGGGTGTCCGGCCTCGGTCTCTGGATCGTGCGACAGCTGGTGGCGGCGGACGGGGGAGTGCTACGGGTGCACCGGTTGCGGCCGCGCGGTGTGGCGCTGGAGGTGCTCCTGCCCGTGGTTCGGCCGGTGCGCTGA
- a CDS encoding response regulator: MDDHPLFVRGLELLLPLTTDGRAEVVGSTGDAAAAAALVSRCHPDLALVDLHMPPPGGTRAVAAIRRTTPRVRVVAMSGSADPAPALEALRAGAEGFLPKTSEPEELLPPLLAVLDGWAVLPAELLRAVLRPSRAAPVDLDGEERRLLRAIAAGRNTVDIAEELHVSERTVKRMTAALLRKLRVTNRAEAAAVAGHAGLLGE, translated from the coding sequence GTGGACGACCACCCCCTCTTCGTCCGCGGCCTGGAGCTGCTGCTCCCGCTGACCACCGACGGCCGCGCCGAGGTGGTCGGCTCGACCGGCGACGCCGCCGCGGCGGCCGCCCTGGTCAGCCGCTGCCACCCCGACCTGGCGCTGGTCGACCTGCACATGCCGCCACCGGGTGGCACCCGGGCGGTGGCCGCGATCCGGCGGACCACCCCACGGGTGCGGGTGGTCGCGATGTCCGGCTCAGCCGACCCGGCACCGGCCTTGGAGGCGCTGCGGGCGGGCGCCGAGGGGTTCCTGCCGAAGACCAGCGAACCCGAGGAGCTGCTGCCCCCGCTGCTGGCCGTCCTCGACGGCTGGGCGGTGCTGCCGGCCGAACTGCTGCGCGCCGTGCTGCGGCCCTCGCGTGCCGCGCCGGTCGACCTGGACGGCGAGGAGCGCCGGCTGCTGCGCGCGATCGCCGCCGGCCGTAACACCGTCGACATCGCCGAGGAACTGCACGTCTCGGAGCGGACGGTGAAACGGATGACCGCCGCGCTGCTGCGCAAGCTGCGGGTGACCAACCGGGCGGAGGCCGCCGCCGTCGCCGGGCACGCCGGCCTGCTCGGCGAATGA